AGTAGGCGACGGCCGCACGCAGATCGTTCTTGCTCATGTAAATCTGGGCGAGGTCCAGGTAGATAGCGATGGCCTTGTCCCGGGCGGGGATTTCGTACTGGTCGGCGATGGCGGCCTTCTGGGCTTCCTGGGGGACATAACTCTTGGACTGGCGGGCGCGGAGCGAGGCGGCGGCGTAGAACCGAGCCGCACGTTCCTTGAAACCCAGCGCGCGCTTTTCGTCCCGCTCTTTTTCGGGCTTCGCCATCTCCTCGTCGTAGAGGGCAAGGGCTTTCTCGGCCTGCTCGAGGTTGCCGAGGATGGGCTGGATGGCCCGGAGGTACTGTTCCGGCGTGAGGGCGGTCTTCAAATCGATGGGGCCTTGGGGCGCCTGGGCCTCGGTGCCGGACACGGCGGGCGCCCAGGGAGTGGGCTTGGGGGCCTCAGGGGGCTGGCCCTGGCCCAGAGCGGTTGCCGAAGCGAGCACGGTACCGGCGAGCAGACAGGCAAGCATCACACACCTCATAACGTGCCTCCTTTCGGAGAAGGACGGGCACAAAGTCACCCTTGGTTCCTTATCCCAAGCATTCTAGCACGGAGCCCGGGTAAAAGCGGCCGCAAAATCGCCCGTTACCGTTCTAGGCCAGTCCCTTGACAAGGTCGACCACCTGGCGGACCCAGGCCCGAGCCGTCCGGCCGTCCCTGGCCTCGGCCAGGATTCGCAGGATCGGCTCGGTGTTGGAGGGGCGGACGTGGAGCCAACCTTCGTCCCACCCGAGAGGATTCGCAGGATCGGCTCGGTGTTGGAGGGGCGGACGTGGAGCCAACCTTCGTCCCACCCGAGATGCAGGCCGTCGCGCTCGTCCACGGTTGCATTCTTGAACCCATCGCGTACGGCCTGCAGGACGCGCGCCGGCTCGGCCCGCCCGACGGGCACCTTTTCCTTGACCATTGTGTAAACGGGCAACTCGGCGGAAAATTGCATCAGAGACTTGGCGGAGACGGCCATCATCTCGAGGATGAGGGCGGCTCCGACCAGGCTGTCGCGGACCAGGGTAATGCGCGGATCGATGACGCCGCCGTTGCCTTCCCCGCCAATCAAGCACCCGTAGCGCGCCACAGCCAGGGCGACATGGACCTCGCCGACGGGCGTCCGGTAAAGCGGAACGCCCGCTTCCCGGGCGACGTCGTCCATCATCCGCGAGGTCGAAAGGTTGGCCGCCAGAGGGCCTCGCTCCTGCGTCAGGCGATGGCGGCAGGCCAGGGCGAGCGTGTACTCTTCGCCGATGGGCCGGCCCGTTTCGTCCACCAGGCTCAGGCGGTCGGCATCGGGGTCGAGGGCAAGGCCGATGGCCGCCCCTTCGCGGCGAACCGCTTCGCCGAGGTCGCTCAGGTTCTCCGGGATGGGTTCCGGCCCCCGGCTGAACCGGCCTGTCGGCTCGCCGTGGATCATCGTGCACGGGCATCCGAGCCGCTCCAGGAGAAGGGCCATTTCGGCCCCGCCCGCCCCGTTGACGGCATCCACGACCGTGCGAAGCGCGGCGGCGCGGATGGCACGAGCGTCCACGGTGGCCAGGACGCGGCCGACGTGGACCTGCGGCCCGTCCGTTACCGTCTGGACCGTGCCGACGCGGTCGGGTTCGACCCGGCGGAAGGCCTGTTGGTGGTACCGTTGGACGACGGCCTGGCCTTCGTCGTTCGTCAGGCCGCGCCCCTCGGGCGAAAGGAGTTTTATCCCGTTGTACGGGGCGGGGTTATGGCTGGCGGTGATGACCGCTCCCCCGGCAGCCTTCAGGTGGCGGACGAGCACTGCCGTCCCCGGGGTCGAGAGGATGCCGGCGTCGAGGACGCGGCATCCGGTCGCAAGGAGACCCTTCTGGAACGCTTGGGCGAGCGAGGGTCCGCTGGGCCGGCTGTCGCGACCCAGGACGACGAGGCCCCCCTCCAGATACGCGCCGAAGGCCAGGCCGAACCGCATCGCCTCGTCGGGTCCGAGCCCGTCGCCCACGATGCCGCGAATCCCCGAGATGCTGACAATCAGTTGGGGCATACGGAAAGCCTCTCGGATGCGGCGGCATTATGGCGCGTTGAAGAGGAGTGGCAAGGAAAAAGCCCGTCGGCCGGGCCGCTAGTGGCGGATGCGTTCTTTGAGGTGGGCCAGAAGCGCCTGGGCGGGGAGGGCACGGTGGTCGGACTTGTCGGTCCAGGAGACCTCGGCGCCCTGTTTGAGGAGGCGGTGCCACTTTCGGCAGGCGGCGATGACGGTGGTGTGGTTCTTGCCTCCCATGAGGCGGGCGATCTCGGCAA
Above is a window of Planctomycetota bacterium DNA encoding:
- the glmM gene encoding phosphoglucosamine mutase gives rise to the protein MPQLIVSISGIRGIVGDGLGPDEAMRFGLAFGAYLEGGLVVLGRDSRPSGPSLAQAFQKGLLATGCRVLDAGILSTPGTAVLVRHLKAAGGAVITASHNPAPYNGIKLLSPEGRGLTNDEGQAVVQRYHQQAFRRVEPDRVGTVQTVTDGPQVHVGRVLATVDARAIRAAALRTVVDAVNGAGGAEMALLLERLGCPCTMIHGEPTGRFSRGPEPIPENLSDLGEAVRREGAAIGLALDPDADRLSLVDETGRPIGEEYTLALACRHRLTQERGPLAANLSTSRMMDDVAREAGVPLYRTPVGEVHVALAVARYGCLIGGEGNGGVIDPRITLVRDSLVGAALILEMMAVSAKSLMQFSAELPVYTMVKEKVPVGRAEPARVLQAVRDGFKNATVDERDGLHLGWDEGWLHVRPSNTEPILRILSGGTKVGSTSAPPTPSRSCESWPRPGTAGRLGPGSARWSTLSRDWPRTVTGDFAAAFTRAPC